In the Nitrosarchaeum sp. genome, one interval contains:
- a CDS encoding DNA-binding protein translates to MSDSKKSKDAEDILSEFHDTHVSPEPVLSSPEPEPVLSSPEPEPVLSSPEPEPALSSPEPEPALSSPEPEPALSSPEPEPALSSPEPALSSSPNTSSIENKHDPEERDVIFVGNKPIMTYVSATLTQLSTRHTVTIKARGKKITQAVDVSQMIVKRMNTVGYVISDVRILSDSLLSQDGKLRNVSTIEIDLTKN, encoded by the coding sequence TTGAGTGATTCAAAAAAATCTAAAGACGCGGAAGACATTTTGTCTGAATTTCACGACACTCATGTATCCCCAGAACCAGTATTATCTTCACCTGAACCAGAACCAGTATTATCTTCACCTGAACCAGAACCAGTATTATCTTCACCTGAACCAGAACCAGCATTATCTTCACCTGAACCAGAACCAGCATTATCTTCACCTGAACCAGAACCAGCATTATCTTCACCTGAACCAGAACCAGCATTATCTTCACCTGAACCAGCATTATCTTCGTCTCCAAATACTTCATCAATTGAAAATAAACATGATCCTGAAGAACGGGATGTGATATTTGTTGGCAATAAACCAATAATGACTTATGTTTCAGCTACTTTGACACAACTTTCAACAAGGCATACAGTTACCATTAAAGCTAGAGGCAAAAAAATTACACAGGCAGTTGATGTATCTCAAATGATTGTTAAACGAATGAATACAGTTGGTTATGTTATCAGTGATGTACGAATTTTATCTGATTCACTTCTTTCACAAGATGGTAAATTACGTAATGTCTCTACAATTGAAATTGACCTTACAAAAAATTAA
- a CDS encoding LysE family transporter, translated as MNEIPEFVLAVILISASGVIAPGPLFAANIAQGLRGGGKAGIQMAIGHTIVEFPLIILLGIGVFSLEIFPEFRTIISILGSMVLFVFAGLQIKTTLQKKDADHFNPKHGAIFTGIILSVLNPFFIIWWLSIGFKLISDAMLIWAFTGILIVFVLHIWMDFAWLYSIAHLASKSVKILSSRNYKILMIILSSMLIYFGISFMLDVI; from the coding sequence GTGAACGAAATACCAGAATTTGTATTAGCTGTTATTCTAATTTCGGCATCAGGGGTAATTGCTCCAGGCCCATTATTTGCGGCAAACATAGCACAGGGCTTACGTGGTGGAGGAAAAGCAGGGATACAGATGGCAATAGGCCACACGATAGTAGAATTTCCATTGATAATATTATTAGGAATTGGTGTATTTTCATTAGAAATTTTTCCAGAGTTTAGAACTATAATTTCCATTTTAGGATCTATGGTGCTTTTTGTTTTTGCTGGATTACAGATAAAAACAACATTGCAAAAAAAAGATGCAGATCATTTCAATCCAAAACACGGAGCAATATTTACAGGGATTATTCTTAGTGTATTAAATCCATTTTTCATCATTTGGTGGTTAAGTATTGGTTTTAAATTAATTTCAGATGCAATGCTAATATGGGCATTTACAGGAATACTAATTGTTTTTGTGTTACATATTTGGATGGATTTTGCATGGTTGTATTCAATTGCACATCTTGCATCTAAAAGTGTTAAAATTCTTTCTAGTAGAAATTATAAAATATTAATGATCATCTTGAGTTCTATGTTAATTTATTTTGGAATATCATTCATGTTAGACGTTATTTAG
- a CDS encoding proteasome assembly chaperone family protein — protein sequence MYSKIRIKELRPINVEGGYLIDGFPSMGFASAIATESMIQTSQFSVAGIIDSDSFPTISVVKEGKPNYPTRIFVNDDLKVSIFLSYLTIHESLHRSIAKTMLKWAKKQKIELVVSSVAVKSLGGLGGMVAVGNTDSAREKLKKSGLKILQHGTIPGIPGVLLNEGSITNQDVIVVLFQTDGTGPDFRSSAELCTGIAKLIPGTSCDIPLLQKEAEKAELAIKETDEETRNIKDSIYR from the coding sequence TTGTACTCTAAAATAAGAATTAAAGAATTAAGACCAATCAATGTAGAAGGCGGATATCTGATAGATGGATTTCCCTCTATGGGATTTGCCAGTGCAATTGCAACGGAATCAATGATTCAGACATCACAGTTTAGCGTAGCAGGAATTATTGATTCGGATAGTTTTCCAACAATTAGTGTTGTTAAAGAAGGAAAACCAAATTATCCGACAAGAATTTTTGTCAATGATGATCTCAAGGTTTCAATTTTCTTATCTTATCTCACAATTCATGAATCATTACATAGATCTATTGCAAAAACAATGCTCAAATGGGCAAAAAAACAAAAAATAGAACTTGTAGTAAGTAGTGTTGCAGTAAAATCTCTTGGAGGATTAGGAGGAATGGTTGCTGTAGGAAATACAGATTCTGCAAGAGAAAAATTAAAAAAATCAGGATTGAAAATTCTTCAGCATGGAACAATTCCAGGAATTCCCGGAGTGTTACTTAATGAGGGCAGCATTACAAATCAAGATGTAATTGTGGTTCTTTTTCAAACAGATGGAACTGGTCCGGATTTTAGATCAAGTGCGGAATTATGTACTGGGATCGCAAAATTAATTCCCGGAACTTCATGCGATATTCCATTGTTACAAAAAGAAGCAGAAAAAGCAGAATTAGCGATTAAAGAAACAGATGAAGAAACACGAAACATAAAAGATTCGATTTACAGATAA
- a CDS encoding deoxyhypusine synthase codes for MIEPGRPVKDIQIDSNTSIEKIFDEISKSGGFESVNLSDGLDILTTMISDKECLKFVSFVGAVISTGLRGIIKDMIKNKWFDVAITTCGALDHDIARHFSNYKEGSFTMDDGELADQHIHRLGNILVPMESYGPLIEEKMQSFLEEEYKKGVKEMSTAEICKMIGKHLGENSFLYWAYKNNINVVVPGIMDGAVGSQIWLFTQKHNDFKLNITADSELLSGLIFKAKKSGALMIGGGISKHHTLWWNQYRDGLDYAFYITTAQEFDGSLSGALVREAISWGKVTQQARQSTLHAEVTTILPFIYAALIAKLKK; via the coding sequence ATGATAGAGCCCGGTCGTCCTGTAAAAGATATCCAAATAGATTCAAACACATCGATAGAAAAAATATTTGATGAAATATCTAAATCAGGTGGATTTGAATCAGTTAATCTCTCAGATGGTCTTGACATCTTAACAACTATGATTTCAGATAAAGAATGCCTAAAGTTTGTGTCCTTTGTTGGAGCTGTAATATCAACAGGATTACGAGGAATTATCAAAGACATGATAAAAAACAAGTGGTTTGATGTTGCAATCACAACTTGTGGCGCTTTGGATCATGACATTGCCAGACATTTTTCAAATTACAAAGAAGGGTCATTCACTATGGATGACGGAGAATTAGCAGACCAACACATTCACAGACTGGGAAATATTTTAGTACCAATGGAAAGTTACGGCCCACTCATTGAAGAAAAGATGCAGTCGTTTTTGGAAGAAGAATACAAAAAAGGAGTGAAAGAAATGTCAACTGCAGAAATATGTAAGATGATTGGAAAACATTTAGGAGAAAATTCATTTCTGTATTGGGCTTACAAAAACAACATCAATGTGGTAGTACCTGGAATTATGGATGGTGCAGTAGGAAGTCAAATATGGTTATTCACACAAAAACATAATGATTTTAAATTAAACATTACGGCAGATTCAGAATTATTATCAGGATTAATATTCAAAGCAAAAAAATCAGGAGCTTTGATGATTGGTGGAGGAATTTCAAAACACCATACATTATGGTGGAATCAATACAGAGATGGTTTAGATTATGCATTTTACATCACAACTGCACAAGAATTTGATGGTAGTTTAAGCGGAGCACTGGTAAGAGAAGCTATCTCATGGGGAAAAGTCACACAACAGGCAAGACAATCTACACTTCATGCAGAAGTTACAACCATTTTACCTTTCATTTATGCGGCACTAATTGCAAAATTAAAAAAATAA
- the hsp20 gene encoding archaeal heat shock protein Hsp20 translates to MWFDNQFEKAFRRLSDPFFTTDDIFEFPNDSKIQTFGPYYYGYEMTVGPNGKPHVKEWGNVKPRSSLTELDVREPFVDESVDEKSRTLKLITEMPGIEKSDINVSIVEGVVEISAKHGDRKYSTKIPLKYNVDENSAKAQYTNGILELTLALAEEKPKGKRVSVE, encoded by the coding sequence ATGTGGTTTGATAACCAATTTGAAAAAGCATTTCGAAGATTGTCTGATCCTTTTTTTACCACGGATGACATCTTTGAATTTCCAAATGATTCAAAAATTCAAACATTTGGCCCGTATTACTATGGCTATGAGATGACCGTAGGACCCAACGGAAAACCTCATGTAAAAGAATGGGGAAATGTAAAGCCTAGAAGTTCACTGACCGAATTAGATGTCAGAGAGCCATTTGTTGACGAATCCGTTGACGAAAAAAGTCGCACCCTAAAGCTGATTACAGAGATGCCAGGAATTGAAAAATCAGACATCAATGTAAGCATAGTAGAAGGAGTGGTAGAAATTTCGGCCAAACATGGAGACCGAAAATACAGCACAAAAATTCCATTGAAGTACAACGTAGATGAAAATTCAGCAAAGGCACAATATACCAATGGAATACTAGAGCTGACCTTAGCCCTTGCCGAAGAAAAACCAAAAGGCAAGAGGGTGTCAGTTGAATAA
- a CDS encoding VOC family protein yields the protein MTKTLKASSIDHINMEVKDLEQSVIFYKNLFGFEIKKEQPEEKSKIIGNDNIKLCLYENPEMKPEGAIAHFGFHVENFDEIIMTCKSLGVTINYNGPVQFEKSRSIYISDPNGYDIELSEVFGGGL from the coding sequence ATGACTAAAACATTGAAAGCAAGTTCTATTGATCATATCAATATGGAAGTAAAAGATTTAGAACAAAGTGTTATATTTTACAAAAATCTTTTTGGATTTGAAATTAAAAAAGAACAACCTGAAGAGAAATCAAAGATTATTGGGAATGACAATATCAAACTCTGTCTATACGAGAATCCGGAGATGAAACCTGAAGGTGCAATTGCTCATTTTGGTTTTCATGTTGAAAATTTTGATGAGATAATAATGACATGTAAATCGCTAGGTGTTACAATTAACTATAATGGTCCTGTTCAATTTGAAAAATCACGATCCATTTACATTAGTGATCCTAATGGTTATGATATTGAGTTAAGTGAAGTCTTTGGAGGTGGATTGTAA
- a CDS encoding NAD-dependent epimerase/dehydratase family protein gives MDCNGINFKNNETNTMSLKDTRILVTGATGFIGSRLAQKLHDSGADVTILARKKQNNLPFKIILNDLTNSNLHFEQKFEVVCHLASVTPLEKNKKIIQSVNYDGVKNLFFAVSGIKLFVYISGLAVFDPKYDHLVETTPKKYDTEFIKTRIKAQEFLEENCKKSGINFSVAYLGDVVYGDGGFFKSMIIDRMQKGTFRIPGNGKYVKNFIHVEDVVGALIAIIQKAETDSYILTDSKPAPFIEFLNYISNDLGVKKPKIVPAALAKLVLGSDAIKLLTRSASASNHKISQIYDFKFPSYQEGISKLLPKL, from the coding sequence GTGGATTGTAATGGAATCAATTTCAAAAATAATGAGACAAACACAATGAGTCTAAAAGATACTCGTATACTAGTTACTGGTGCAACAGGATTTATTGGTTCTAGACTTGCACAAAAACTACATGATTCTGGTGCAGATGTAACAATTCTTGCTAGAAAAAAACAAAATAATCTGCCTTTTAAAATTATCTTAAATGATCTAACAAATTCTAATTTACACTTTGAACAAAAATTTGAGGTTGTATGTCATTTAGCATCCGTAACCCCTCTAGAAAAAAATAAAAAAATAATCCAATCTGTAAACTATGATGGCGTGAAAAATCTTTTTTTTGCTGTATCTGGAATTAAATTATTTGTCTACATATCAGGTCTAGCTGTATTTGATCCAAAATACGACCATCTTGTAGAAACAACTCCTAAAAAATATGACACTGAATTCATTAAAACACGAATCAAGGCACAAGAATTCCTAGAAGAAAACTGTAAAAAATCTGGAATAAATTTTTCTGTAGCATATCTAGGAGATGTTGTCTATGGTGATGGTGGATTTTTCAAATCAATGATAATTGATAGAATGCAGAAAGGTACATTTAGAATTCCTGGAAATGGTAAATATGTCAAAAATTTCATTCATGTTGAAGATGTTGTCGGTGCATTAATTGCCATTATCCAAAAGGCAGAAACTGATTCCTATATTTTGACTGATTCTAAGCCTGCACCATTTATAGAATTTCTAAATTATATTTCTAATGATCTTGGAGTCAAAAAACCAAAAATCGTTCCAGCGGCTTTGGCAAAACTAGTATTGGGTTCTGATGCAATCAAACTGTTAACCCGTTCAGCCAGTGCTTCAAATCATAAAATCTCCCAAATCTACGATTTCAAATTCCCGTCTTACCAAGAAGGTATAAGTAAATTACTTCCTAAATTATGA
- a CDS encoding inositol-3-phosphate synthase translates to MGNRIRVGLVGIGNCFAGLIQGIEYYKQNPSQEVTGIIHDKLAGYGIHDIDFVCGFDVGDNKVGTPLNEAIYAYPNMVDWIPKEKMPKTNAKVYESPLLDGVGIWVENRIKPLESKKTHEQITEEVKKIIKENNVEIIVSYLPVGSDKVTEFWAQICLDTNTAFVNCIPSFIASDEKWAKKFKEKNIPVIGDDIKGQVGATIVHRTLAKLCSDRGTKIEKTYQINVGGNTDFLNMKEQDRLASKRISKTESVQSQLKERLADDQIYVGPSDFIPFLGNTKLMFMRIEGRQWANIPYNMEVRLEVDDKANSAGIVIDAIRLAKIALDRGVGGPIIPASAYLMKHPLEQMPDVQAKMDCEKFVEGK, encoded by the coding sequence ATGGGAAATAGAATTAGAGTAGGGTTAGTAGGTATTGGTAACTGCTTTGCAGGCCTAATCCAAGGAATTGAATACTATAAGCAAAATCCTTCTCAAGAAGTAACAGGTATAATTCATGATAAACTAGCTGGGTATGGAATTCATGATATTGATTTTGTGTGTGGTTTTGATGTAGGTGATAACAAAGTTGGAACTCCTCTAAATGAAGCAATTTACGCATACCCAAACATGGTTGATTGGATTCCAAAAGAGAAAATGCCAAAAACAAATGCCAAAGTCTATGAAAGCCCATTGTTGGATGGAGTAGGAATTTGGGTAGAAAATCGAATTAAACCTCTTGAATCTAAAAAAACTCATGAACAAATCACTGAGGAAGTAAAAAAAATTATCAAAGAAAATAATGTTGAAATTATTGTATCTTATTTGCCTGTGGGCTCTGATAAAGTGACAGAATTTTGGGCTCAAATTTGTCTTGACACAAACACTGCTTTTGTAAACTGTATCCCTTCTTTTATCGCATCTGATGAAAAATGGGCAAAAAAATTCAAAGAAAAAAATATTCCAGTAATAGGTGATGACATTAAGGGTCAAGTCGGAGCCACAATAGTTCACCGAACTCTTGCAAAACTCTGTAGTGATCGTGGAACTAAAATTGAAAAAACTTACCAAATTAACGTAGGTGGAAACACTGATTTCCTAAACATGAAAGAACAAGACCGCTTAGCCTCAAAGAGAATATCTAAAACAGAAAGTGTTCAAAGTCAACTTAAAGAGAGACTGGCAGATGACCAAATTTATGTCGGTCCCTCTGATTTTATTCCCTTTTTAGGTAACACTAAACTAATGTTTATGCGAATTGAAGGTAGACAATGGGCTAACATTCCGTACAACATGGAAGTTCGTTTAGAAGTAGATGATAAAGCAAATTCTGCAGGTATTGTAATTGATGCTATTAGATTAGCAAAGATTGCACTTGATAGAGGTGTAGGAGGTCCAATTATTCCTGCAAGTGCGTATTTGATGAAACATCCTCTTGAGCAAATGCCAGATGTTCAAGCAAAAATGGACTGTGAAAAGTTCGTTGAAGGAAAATAA
- a CDS encoding chromosome segregation SMC family protein: MVHIKKVEIFGFKSFGFKNTTVMFEPGLVSISGPNGSGKSNILDAIIFALGENKPKMMRVDKLRSLIHDIEGNRHGPKMARSSVYFDNSDRKIPVDSDSVEITREMDDKGENNYYLNKKPTNRSQILDLLDVANAGLGQLNAVQQGTVTRISEFTSEEKRKTIEDLIGLSYFDEKKTEAIKQLDDADRRLEIALAKMGEIKKRIDELEEERNQKLRHDLLERELNRYKSIAASNKLRLIISQKTSKEDIFNKITTEIKTFDDERIQIRNEINALDAEKSKLMTAASDYSQAKSAIDSELSAAMEQYEIDNSAIVASNKRLQQIEIRIPEIQNEIEVINQTGQEIKSKILQCQESINETNIKKNKINDDLEVIDSERNKILTEQSVAASKKSEIDNKIKLLSDQLNDAKLKLSKAENEKDESQIKIKSNSTRLSELEQDVVKLSALKLRLETMIDNHNASISELQSRIARLNSKKSKTVNDIEELDLILEKSSKAAAQYESKIKTVKGIMHEDYTVAKLKEDADKLGIEGLVYEMISWDKQYERAVLAVSSDWIKAIVVPDFATLLGIAEVARSKNLPKLKIIPLDAIPKFKLDLPKDSGVIGVLSDYVKCDQSHSSLKTFLFGNVVLVDSRDSAYRISKLGHKAVTITGEYFEAKGGAVIIDINSKISKLTKIISMSTDIDGLLESIGLLKKYVLKKKYSLKKLEDSIQNYAKRLSLSEQGLASTDENYSHLQSRISSALNMKQQLIERISELNKRHATLLVDVSSNESHIESLNSRITIVEENYASGEQTRIANELSKVNEKKSNLEKLYTTIMNEYRDKDSQLTTLQNEANRKQSQIKSLNDEISSLNSQHEELENKIKELEIRKESKTSVLVTLREKEQELISTSGSSIVHLKEYDDKLKILSEKDKELTKEINSLERQSDSLTRDLHDLNENETKLNAILSSFGFDKHMETFDVESIVHGLTAEFNSLNALNAKAPETYLEVSYGYRSMSVRKNSLEEERNSIVKFIEDIEKDKRQTFLDAFDKVDKEIRLIFSKMTGGNAWLELQNEDDIFNSGISYMIQFPNKPKRESTSISGGEKTLAAIVFVLALQKLKPSPFYLFDEVDAHLDAPNSERLAKILEERSQESQFIMVSLKDSVVQKAKLIYGVYPKNGVSYVVTYKDKRMPSVKTS; this comes from the coding sequence TTGGTTCATATTAAAAAAGTAGAGATCTTTGGATTCAAATCATTTGGATTTAAAAATACTACAGTTATGTTTGAACCTGGATTAGTCTCGATCTCTGGCCCAAACGGTTCTGGAAAAAGTAACATTCTTGATGCAATAATTTTTGCACTTGGTGAAAACAAACCAAAAATGATGAGAGTGGATAAACTTAGATCTCTTATTCATGATATTGAAGGTAATAGACATGGACCAAAGATGGCCCGATCTAGTGTTTATTTTGATAATTCGGATAGAAAAATTCCCGTAGATTCTGATTCTGTAGAAATTACTAGAGAGATGGATGATAAGGGTGAAAATAATTACTATCTAAATAAAAAACCAACAAATCGAAGTCAGATATTAGATCTATTGGATGTTGCAAATGCTGGATTGGGTCAGCTAAATGCAGTGCAACAAGGAACTGTCACTAGGATCTCTGAATTTACATCAGAAGAAAAACGAAAAACAATTGAAGATTTAATTGGTTTATCTTACTTTGATGAGAAAAAAACTGAAGCCATAAAACAACTTGATGATGCTGATAGACGTTTAGAGATTGCACTAGCAAAGATGGGTGAAATTAAAAAAAGAATTGATGAGCTAGAAGAAGAAAGAAATCAAAAACTTCGTCATGATCTTCTTGAAAGGGAATTAAATCGTTACAAATCTATTGCCGCCTCAAATAAATTACGCCTAATAATAAGTCAGAAAACCTCAAAAGAAGACATATTTAACAAAATTACTACAGAAATTAAAACATTTGATGATGAGAGAATTCAGATTAGAAATGAAATCAATGCTTTAGATGCTGAAAAATCAAAATTAATGACTGCTGCAAGTGACTACAGTCAAGCTAAATCTGCGATTGATTCTGAACTAAGTGCTGCAATGGAACAATATGAAATAGATAACAGTGCAATTGTTGCATCAAACAAACGACTACAACAAATTGAAATAAGAATTCCTGAAATTCAAAATGAAATTGAAGTCATTAATCAAACTGGACAAGAAATTAAATCAAAGATTTTACAATGTCAAGAATCAATAAATGAAACTAACATAAAAAAGAATAAAATCAATGATGATTTGGAAGTAATTGATTCTGAAAGAAATAAAATACTGACAGAACAATCTGTTGCAGCATCTAAAAAATCTGAAATCGATAATAAGATAAAATTACTTTCTGATCAACTCAATGATGCAAAACTCAAACTATCCAAAGCAGAAAACGAAAAAGATGAATCACAAATTAAAATTAAATCCAATTCTACAAGATTATCTGAATTGGAACAAGATGTTGTAAAACTATCTGCTTTAAAATTAAGATTAGAAACTATGATTGATAATCACAATGCATCTATCTCTGAATTACAATCAAGAATAGCAAGATTAAATTCCAAAAAATCAAAAACAGTAAATGATATTGAGGAACTTGATTTAATCTTAGAAAAATCTAGTAAAGCTGCTGCTCAATATGAATCAAAAATTAAAACTGTAAAAGGAATAATGCATGAAGATTATACTGTTGCTAAACTGAAAGAAGATGCTGATAAGCTTGGCATTGAAGGCTTAGTTTATGAAATGATTTCTTGGGATAAGCAATACGAACGTGCAGTGCTTGCTGTAAGCTCTGATTGGATTAAGGCAATTGTTGTGCCTGATTTTGCAACGCTACTTGGAATTGCAGAAGTTGCACGTTCAAAAAATTTACCGAAATTAAAAATAATACCACTTGATGCAATTCCAAAATTCAAATTAGATTTGCCAAAAGATTCTGGTGTTATTGGTGTGCTCTCTGATTATGTGAAATGTGATCAATCACACTCCTCTCTCAAAACATTTCTTTTTGGAAATGTTGTTCTGGTTGACTCTAGGGATTCTGCGTATAGGATCTCTAAACTTGGTCATAAGGCTGTAACTATAACTGGCGAGTATTTTGAGGCTAAAGGAGGGGCAGTTATTATTGATATTAACTCAAAAATTTCTAAATTAACCAAAATTATCTCGATGAGTACTGATATTGATGGCTTGCTGGAATCTATAGGTCTTCTTAAAAAATATGTTTTAAAGAAAAAATATTCCTTGAAGAAACTTGAAGATTCTATTCAGAATTATGCCAAGAGATTATCTCTTTCAGAACAAGGTCTTGCATCTACTGATGAGAATTATTCTCACTTACAATCAAGAATTTCATCTGCACTTAATATGAAACAACAATTAATTGAAAGAATTTCTGAATTAAATAAAAGACACGCTACTTTGCTTGTCGATGTCTCTTCAAATGAATCTCATATAGAATCACTTAATTCAAGAATTACAATTGTTGAAGAAAATTATGCAAGCGGAGAGCAAACGCGTATTGCAAATGAATTATCTAAAGTTAATGAAAAGAAATCCAATCTTGAAAAACTTTACACAACAATAATGAATGAATATCGTGATAAAGATTCACAATTGACAACATTACAAAATGAAGCCAATAGAAAACAATCTCAAATAAAAAGTCTTAATGATGAAATATCTTCATTAAATTCACAACATGAAGAATTAGAAAATAAAATTAAAGAATTAGAAATAAGAAAAGAATCTAAGACAAGTGTTCTTGTGACACTTAGAGAAAAAGAACAGGAATTAATTTCTACTTCTGGTTCTTCGATCGTACATCTTAAAGAATATGATGATAAATTAAAAATTCTTTCAGAAAAAGATAAAGAACTTACTAAAGAAATTAACTCACTTGAAAGACAATCTGATTCGCTTACTCGTGATTTACATGATTTAAATGAAAACGAAACAAAACTAAATGCTATTTTGTCATCATTTGGATTTGATAAACACATGGAAACATTTGATGTTGAATCTATTGTTCATGGCTTAACTGCCGAGTTTAATTCTCTTAATGCTCTTAATGCAAAAGCTCCTGAAACTTATCTTGAAGTATCTTATGGCTATCGTTCTATGTCTGTGCGCAAAAACTCGTTGGAAGAAGAACGAAATTCGATTGTTAAATTCATCGAAGACATTGAAAAAGATAAACGCCAAACTTTCTTAGATGCCTTTGATAAAGTTGACAAAGAAATACGTCTTATCTTTAGTAAAATGACTGGTGGTAATGCTTGGCTTGAATTACAAAATGAAGATGATATTTTCAATTCTGGAATATCTTACATGATTCAATTTCCAAATAAACCAAAAAGAGAATCCACATCAATTAGTGGTGGTGAAAAAACTCTAGCTGCAATTGTCTTTGTCTTGGCACTTCAAAAATTAAAGCCCTCTCCATTTTATCTATTTGATGAGGTGGATGCACATCTTGATGCACCAAACTCTGAAAGACTCGCTAAAATTTTAGAAGAACGTTCACAAGAGAGCCAATTCATTATGGTCTCTCTCAAAGATTCTGTTGTACAAAAAGCTAAACTGATCTATGGTGTTTATCCAAAAAATGGTGTATCATATGTTGTTACATACAAAGACAAACGTATGCCTTCGGTTAAAACATCTTAA
- a CDS encoding ABC transporter ATP-binding protein, translating into MDEILRIENLRKFFIKKSIFRTKTVTIKAVDDISFSLKKGEVFVLAGESGSGKSTIAKLILRSIQVDSGKIIFENEEISDDKKSLEKIRMNCQMIHQDPYDSINPRMNIADIVSEPLEIHKIGNKEDRKKRVIEVLREVKLDPIEDILKKYPHMLSGGQRQRVVLARALALRPKIIIADEPVSMLDVSIRAEMLELMHELQKKYQISFVYITHDLATARHFGQRIGILYLGKIVEMGAIDEILLKPKHPYTQALIDAISEPDPENLNKEKKIRINDSLDIDVYSGCRFRARCPYAIEKCKTEPMLENIEKDRFVACYVSLD; encoded by the coding sequence TTGGATGAAATTCTAAGAATAGAAAATTTAAGGAAATTTTTTATTAAAAAAAGCATCTTTAGAACAAAAACAGTCACAATAAAAGCAGTTGATGACATATCATTTAGTCTAAAAAAAGGAGAAGTCTTTGTATTAGCTGGAGAATCAGGATCTGGCAAATCCACAATTGCAAAATTAATTCTTAGATCCATTCAAGTCGACTCTGGAAAAATAATTTTTGAAAATGAAGAAATTAGCGATGACAAAAAAAGTTTAGAGAAAATTAGAATGAATTGTCAAATGATTCATCAAGATCCATATGACTCAATCAATCCACGAATGAATATTGCAGACATAGTTTCAGAACCCCTGGAAATACATAAAATTGGAAATAAAGAAGACAGGAAAAAAAGAGTGATCGAAGTATTACGCGAAGTAAAATTAGATCCGATTGAAGACATTCTAAAAAAATATCCACATATGTTATCAGGAGGTCAGAGGCAAAGAGTTGTACTTGCAAGGGCCTTAGCATTAAGACCAAAAATAATCATTGCAGATGAGCCTGTTTCTATGCTAGATGTGTCAATTAGAGCAGAGATGCTTGAATTAATGCATGAATTACAAAAAAAATATCAAATTTCATTTGTTTACATTACACATGATTTAGCTACTGCCAGGCATTTTGGCCAGAGAATAGGAATTCTGTATCTTGGGAAAATTGTAGAAATGGGAGCAATTGATGAAATATTGTTAAAACCAAAGCATCCATATACGCAAGCTCTAATCGATGCAATTTCTGAACCAGATCCGGAAAATCTCAATAAAGAAAAAAAAATTAGAATTAATGATTCACTAGACATTGATGTTTATTCAGGTTGTAGATTTAGAGCAAGATGCCCATATGCCATTGAGAAATGCAAAACAGAACCAATGTTAGAAAATATAGAAAAAGATCGCTTTGTTGCTTGTTATGTTAGTCTAGATTAA